A window of the Candidatus Liberibacter solanacearum CLso-ZC1 genome harbors these coding sequences:
- a CDS encoding deoxyguanosinetriphosphate triphosphohydrolase: MIARRKLGFGYQKKAVYAANPAQSLGRIHEEKKSLTRSEFQRDRDRIIHTTAFRRLKDKTQVFFGRHRDHYRTRLLHTIEVSQIARSLARALRLDEDLAEGIALAHDFGHPPFGHTGENILQEVLAFCGGFDHNIQSFRIVTELEKSYADFDGINLTWEVLEGLLGHNGPFLPQDSKASKSIPKIFFDYQHKHGLTLSSFANLEAQVAAIADDIAYNAHDIDDSVRAGFLTFDMLEEISFLKKQIIEVKDLYHNLDDKRLAHELVRRQITAMVEDVITVSQNRIAQLKPRSIHDIRSASYRIVDFSDDMAIVDKEIKSMLFKYVYQHPRIMICRDQITGIIRNLFSAYMSDSRKMRGYDHLECEKDITDAVKGRKIGDYLAGMTDSYAIREHNILFGYIPDFALDKF, from the coding sequence GTGATAGCAAGACGTAAATTGGGATTTGGTTATCAAAAAAAAGCTGTTTATGCTGCGAACCCTGCGCAGAGTTTGGGAAGAATTCATGAAGAAAAAAAAAGTCTGACGCGTTCTGAATTTCAACGTGATCGTGATCGAATTATTCATACAACAGCATTCCGGCGATTAAAAGATAAAACACAGGTATTTTTTGGTCGACATAGGGATCATTACCGTACTCGTTTGTTGCACACAATTGAAGTGTCACAAATAGCGAGGTCTTTAGCGCGTGCACTCAGGCTTGATGAGGATTTGGCCGAAGGAATAGCATTGGCACATGATTTTGGTCATCCGCCTTTTGGTCATACTGGGGAAAATATTTTACAGGAAGTTCTCGCTTTTTGTGGTGGATTTGATCATAATATCCAGTCTTTTCGTATCGTCACCGAATTAGAAAAAAGCTATGCAGATTTTGATGGAATCAATCTCACATGGGAAGTTCTAGAGGGGTTGCTTGGGCATAATGGGCCATTTTTACCACAAGATTCAAAGGCGTCAAAGAGTATTCCAAAGATCTTTTTTGATTATCAGCATAAGCATGGATTAACTCTTTCTAGTTTTGCAAATCTTGAAGCACAAGTAGCGGCTATTGCAGATGATATCGCATATAATGCACACGATATTGATGATAGTGTGCGTGCAGGGTTTTTGACTTTTGACATGTTAGAAGAAATATCCTTTTTGAAAAAACAAATTATAGAGGTAAAGGATCTCTATCATAATTTAGATGATAAACGTCTAGCGCATGAGCTTGTAAGGCGACAGATAACTGCGATGGTTGAAGATGTGATAACGGTATCGCAAAATAGAATAGCTCAATTAAAGCCTCGTTCAATTCATGATATTCGTTCTGCTAGTTATAGAATTGTAGATTTTTCTGATGATATGGCTATAGTAGATAAAGAAATTAAGTCTATGCTTTTCAAATACGTATATCAGCATCCTAGAATTATGATTTGTCGTGATCAGATTACAGGTATTATTCGCAATCTTTTTTCTGCGTATATGTCAGATTCACGAAAAATGCGGGGTTATGATCATTTGGAATGTGAGAAAGATATAACTGATGCAGTTAAAGGACGGAAAATTGGAGACTATCTTGCAGGGATGACAGATAGTTATGCGATTCGTGAACATAATATCCTATTTGGCTATATTCCCGATTTTGCCTTAGATAAATTCTAA
- the dapB gene encoding 4-hydroxy-tetrahydrodipicolinate reductase, with the protein MQKSPMRIVILGGGRMGRSLINEIHNNPSFILTSVVVRQGSPLVGQDVGDVVGISTIGVKFSDDLVTAMQSVDGIIDFSSPVLTLQSLDISSQRNLVHVIGTTGFSIKENEMIASFAKNCRIVKSGNMSLGINFLRFLVKTASEYFPSKDWDFEILEMHHRRKLDSPSGTAFLLGEAIAEGRKVNFADHVVLNRNKQQRVREEGSIGISSLRGGSIVGEHSVVVAGEGESITLSHSAHDRCVFARGALTAALWAEFKNFGLYSMYDVLDVELIRKK; encoded by the coding sequence ATGCAGAAATCGCCAATGAGAATAGTCATTTTAGGTGGAGGGCGTATGGGAAGATCTTTAATTAATGAGATCCATAACAATCCTTCTTTTATATTAACATCTGTTGTCGTACGACAAGGTTCTCCGTTAGTAGGGCAAGATGTTGGGGATGTTGTCGGTATATCAACAATTGGTGTAAAGTTTTCTGATGATCTTGTAACAGCAATGCAATCTGTAGATGGAATTATTGATTTTTCCTCTCCTGTGTTGACGTTGCAGTCTTTAGATATTTCCTCTCAACGAAATCTTGTACATGTGATTGGAACTACAGGTTTTTCTATTAAAGAAAATGAGATGATTGCTTCTTTTGCAAAAAATTGTCGGATTGTTAAATCAGGTAATATGAGTTTGGGAATCAATTTTTTAAGATTTTTAGTTAAAACTGCTTCAGAATACTTTCCATCAAAAGATTGGGATTTTGAAATTTTAGAAATGCATCATCGTCGTAAATTGGATTCTCCTTCAGGAACGGCGTTTTTGCTGGGAGAGGCGATAGCAGAGGGTCGTAAGGTGAATTTTGCCGATCATGTTGTGTTAAATCGTAATAAACAACAACGTGTTCGTGAAGAAGGATCTATCGGCATTTCTTCATTGCGTGGAGGATCTATCGTTGGAGAGCATTCTGTCGTTGTGGCCGGAGAAGGTGAATCTATTACCTTATCCCATAGTGCACATGATCGTTGTGTTTTTGCGCGAGGAGCTTTGACTGCTGCATTATGGGCAGAATTTAAAAATTTTGGTTTATATTCCATGTATGATGTTTTGGACGTGGAATTGATAAGGAAAAAGTAA
- the argS gene encoding arginine--tRNA ligase produces the protein MHLFTDFSSRMINYIKDIDFEKNIEKKYLDCIVVERPRNIMHGHLSTNAAMILSRPLSLDPITIAELIIARIKMDPDVDFVSIGGKGFINLYLSPSYLSKILSFIVVSGIEYGRSLIGKGRKVNVEYVSANPTGPMHVGHCRCAVVGDVLANLMEFSGYEVTREYYINDAGAQIDTLAHSVFLRYQQVLDNNDFDLPEGFYPGAYLKAIGKELVDKYGSELLNFYEEKWLPIVRDYAVKAMMEIIKDDLKALNIRHDVFVSEKNFHRGDHSPIRDIIGDMGRKGYIYEGVLPAPKAKKNKTFDINCEQILFRSTMVGDDIDRPLFKSDGSYTYFAADLAYFKYKYERGFDQMVYVMGSDHSGYVKRLEAVASAVAGEKSKVNVLLCELVRLYRDGMPIKMSKRAGDFITLRYVVDEVGCDPVRFMMLWRKNSELLDFDFCKVKEQSKENPVFYVQYAYARCRSIFRQAKDFFPDIDFDLFPQKALSQDFAWDIAELQLVMHLLEYPRIVENATIFQEPYRLAFYLHDLASVFHSHWSHGRENPRLKFIQEDNRELTIMRLQLVYAVASVINSGLNIIGVESPHEMS, from the coding sequence ATGCATCTCTTTACAGACTTTAGTTCTCGTATGATAAATTATATCAAAGATATTGATTTTGAAAAAAACATAGAAAAAAAATATTTAGATTGTATTGTCGTCGAGCGTCCGCGCAATATTATGCATGGGCATTTATCAACTAATGCCGCTATGATTTTAAGTCGACCTCTTAGTCTTGATCCTATTACTATAGCAGAACTGATTATTGCACGTATAAAGATGGATCCTGATGTTGATTTTGTATCTATTGGGGGAAAAGGATTTATCAATTTATACCTATCCCCTTCCTATTTAAGTAAAATTCTGTCTTTTATTGTTGTCAGTGGAATAGAATATGGTCGCAGTTTAATTGGTAAGGGAAGGAAAGTTAATGTTGAGTATGTTTCTGCCAATCCAACGGGACCGATGCATGTAGGGCATTGTCGTTGCGCCGTTGTAGGGGATGTGCTTGCTAATCTTATGGAATTTTCTGGTTATGAAGTAACAAGGGAATATTATATTAATGATGCTGGCGCTCAGATTGATACGTTAGCTCATTCTGTTTTTTTGCGTTACCAGCAAGTACTTGATAATAATGATTTTGATCTTCCGGAAGGATTTTATCCTGGCGCTTATCTGAAAGCTATAGGAAAAGAATTGGTAGATAAATACGGCTCAGAACTTTTGAATTTTTATGAGGAAAAATGGTTGCCAATCGTCAGGGATTATGCTGTTAAGGCGATGATGGAGATCATTAAAGATGATTTAAAAGCTCTGAATATCAGGCATGATGTCTTTGTTTCAGAGAAGAATTTTCATCGAGGTGATCACTCTCCTATACGAGATATCATTGGTGATATGGGGCGTAAAGGATACATATATGAGGGCGTCCTCCCTGCTCCAAAGGCTAAAAAAAATAAAACATTTGACATCAATTGCGAACAAATATTATTTCGTTCAACAATGGTGGGAGATGATATTGATCGTCCCTTATTTAAATCAGATGGTTCATATACTTATTTTGCCGCTGATCTTGCGTATTTCAAATACAAATATGAACGTGGTTTTGATCAAATGGTATATGTTATGGGGTCTGATCATAGTGGTTATGTTAAGCGTCTTGAAGCAGTAGCTTCTGCCGTTGCAGGGGAAAAATCAAAGGTTAATGTTCTATTATGTGAATTAGTTCGATTATATAGGGATGGTATGCCTATTAAAATGTCAAAACGTGCAGGAGATTTTATAACTTTGCGGTACGTTGTTGATGAAGTTGGTTGTGATCCCGTGCGCTTTATGATGTTGTGGAGGAAAAATTCAGAGTTATTGGATTTCGATTTTTGTAAAGTCAAGGAACAATCAAAAGAAAATCCTGTGTTTTATGTACAATATGCTTATGCGCGATGTAGATCTATTTTTAGGCAGGCAAAAGATTTTTTCCCAGACATTGATTTTGATTTATTTCCTCAAAAAGCATTGTCGCAAGACTTTGCATGGGATATAGCTGAACTACAATTAGTTATGCATCTTTTAGAATATCCACGTATCGTTGAAAATGCTACTATTTTTCAAGAGCCATATAGACTTGCATTTTATTTGCATGATCTGGCTAGTGTTTTTCATAGTCATTGGAGTCATGGAAGAGAGAATCCAAGATTAAAGTTTATACAAGAAGATAATAGAGAGTTAACTATAATGAGATTGCAATTGGTATATGCTGTTGCTTCCGTTATTAATTCTGGTCTTAATATTATAGGGGTTGAATCTCCCCATGAAATGAGTTGA
- a CDS encoding glucokinase, producing MNMSNRNFPTAFPVLLADIGGTNVRFAILRDMESEIECCGTVKTADYESLEHAIQEVILSKISIRLRSAFLALATSIGDQKKFMLTNYQWIIDPEALISQMNFEDVLLINDFEAQALAVCFLSDSHYVSVGPDIKRNNCSFSSRVIVGPGTGLGVSGVIRLKNSWIPISGEGGHMNIGPSSKRDFEIFPYLIENERLSAEMLLSGRGLVNIYKAICKADGFENETSLSAQDIVCQEAHPIALEAINLFCDYLGRIAGDLALIFMSRGGVYISGGIPNKIIHLLRNSSFRASFENKAPHKELMRKIPTYVITNPYIAISGMLSYIKMTDNFNLITDEGIRSRWIKP from the coding sequence ATGAATATGTCGAATAGAAATTTTCCTACTGCTTTTCCTGTTCTTCTAGCTGACATAGGAGGAACAAATGTTCGTTTTGCGATATTGCGAGATATGGAATCTGAGATTGAGTGTTGTGGGACAGTAAAAACTGCGGATTACGAGAGTTTAGAACATGCAATACAAGAGGTCATTCTTAGCAAGATTTCCATACGATTACGTTCTGCTTTTTTAGCTCTTGCTACGTCGATTGGTGATCAAAAAAAATTTATGCTTACTAATTATCAATGGATTATTGATCCAGAAGCATTGATTTCTCAAATGAATTTTGAAGATGTTTTGTTGATTAATGATTTCGAAGCGCAGGCATTGGCTGTTTGTTTTTTATCTGATTCTCATTATGTTTCTGTGGGTCCTGATATAAAAAGAAATAATTGTTCTTTTTCGTCACGAGTTATTGTTGGTCCTGGCACAGGATTGGGAGTTTCGGGTGTAATACGATTAAAAAATTCGTGGATTCCAATTTCTGGAGAAGGAGGACATATGAATATAGGTCCTAGTTCGAAACGTGATTTTGAGATTTTCCCTTATTTAATAGAGAATGAACGACTTTCTGCCGAAATGTTGCTTTCTGGTAGGGGGCTTGTTAATATTTATAAAGCGATTTGTAAGGCCGATGGTTTTGAAAATGAAACATCATTATCTGCACAAGATATTGTTTGCCAGGAAGCACACCCCATTGCGCTTGAAGCAATCAATCTTTTTTGTGATTATCTTGGGCGTATTGCAGGTGATCTTGCTTTGATTTTTATGTCGAGGGGCGGGGTGTATATTTCTGGAGGTATTCCGAATAAAATTATACATTTATTGCGTAATTCTAGTTTTCGGGCTTCTTTTGAAAATAAAGCGCCTCATAAAGAACTTATGCGTAAAATACCTACATACGTTATAACAAACCCTTATATTGCGATTTCAGGTATGCTTTCTTATATCAAAATGACAGATAACTTTAATCTTATCACCGATGAAGGCATAAGGAGTCGTTGGATAAAGCCTTAA
- a CDS encoding LysR family transcriptional regulator — protein sequence MSFDWDKLRVFYVVAKFGSFTSAAEQLNLSQSAISRQISGLEAEIGSKLFYRHARGLILTEQGSKLHNVASDVCQKLESIQIELQESSEKPSGKLRIATTIDLGQNLLQDSFKEFLLLYPDIKIQFILDNKDIDISMCYADCAIRLRKPSQSSLIQRKLVTINMHVYAAPHYLKRRGEPLSIQDLDNHDLLTFGDLIPKCMEDFNWLATVGRAPHEPRISSLQINSYLSIMQYCILGSGIALLPDYIVKDNSNIVRVMEDVSMPSFEVYFCYPEALKNTGKLKAFRDFIVLKAQNWKF from the coding sequence ATGTCTTTTGATTGGGACAAATTGCGGGTTTTTTATGTAGTCGCTAAATTTGGTTCATTTACCAGCGCTGCAGAGCAACTCAATCTTTCTCAATCGGCTATTAGTAGACAGATCAGTGGTCTTGAAGCAGAGATAGGTAGTAAACTTTTTTATCGTCATGCGCGTGGTCTTATATTAACGGAACAAGGCAGTAAACTTCATAATGTTGCCAGTGATGTTTGTCAAAAATTAGAAAGTATTCAAATTGAATTACAGGAATCATCAGAAAAACCATCTGGAAAACTACGAATTGCGACAACAATAGATTTAGGACAAAATCTATTACAAGATAGTTTTAAAGAGTTTTTATTATTATATCCTGATATTAAAATACAATTTATTCTTGATAATAAAGATATAGATATTAGTATGTGCTATGCTGATTGTGCTATTCGCCTTCGAAAACCAAGTCAGTCTTCTTTAATACAGCGTAAATTAGTTACAATCAATATGCATGTATATGCTGCTCCTCATTATCTCAAACGTCGTGGAGAACCATTATCTATACAAGACCTAGATAATCATGATTTGCTTACTTTTGGAGATTTGATTCCAAAGTGTATGGAGGATTTTAATTGGTTGGCAACTGTCGGGCGTGCTCCTCATGAGCCACGGATTTCTTCTCTACAGATCAATAGTTATCTTTCTATTATGCAATACTGTATCTTAGGATCTGGGATAGCTCTTTTGCCAGATTATATTGTCAAAGATAATTCAAATATTGTAAGAGTAATGGAAGATGTTAGTATGCCATCTTTCGAAGTTTATTTTTGTTATCCTGAGGCATTAAAAAATACAGGAAAATTAAAAGCTTTTAGGGATTTTATTGTCCTCAAAGCTCAAAATTGGAAATTTTAA
- a CDS encoding SCO family protein, which translates to MKALAVILGTILFAVLGGVAYIVYDSKIEGTNQQLSSDVRLVTQEGVNISLSSLYTRPSIVFFGFTHCSKVCPTTLSKLDGWLKKVDPTGKLLNAYFITVDPKRDTPEEMNKFVKKFSDRIIGISGDPTSVMSVVKKFRVYVNNVLIDQSDPEKNILLIIQRLSYYLILLATL; encoded by the coding sequence ATGAAGGCGTTAGCAGTAATTTTAGGTACTATACTATTTGCAGTATTAGGGGGTGTTGCGTATATAGTATATGATTCAAAGATTGAAGGTACAAATCAACAATTGAGTAGTGATGTTCGTCTGGTTACGCAGGAAGGTGTAAATATTTCACTCAGTTCTTTATATACAAGACCCTCTATTGTTTTTTTTGGATTTACACATTGTTCCAAAGTTTGTCCTACAACATTATCTAAATTAGATGGTTGGTTGAAAAAAGTTGATCCAACTGGAAAGTTGTTGAATGCATACTTTATTACAGTTGATCCTAAAAGAGATACTCCTGAAGAAATGAATAAATTTGTCAAGAAATTTTCGGATCGTATTATAGGGATATCAGGAGATCCTACAAGTGTCATGAGTGTGGTCAAGAAGTTTCGTGTTTACGTCAACAATGTTTTAATAGACCAGTCAGATCCAGAAAAAAATATTTTGTTGATCATACAACGGCTCTCTTATTATTTAATACTTCTGGCAACATTGTAG
- the trxB gene encoding thioredoxin-disulfide reductase — protein MAFHDSKILIIGSGPAGYTASIYAARAMLEPVIISGSEVGGQLLITESIENYPGFASPIRGDWLMEQMRLQAESFGVKIINDLVVSVNLDQRPFTIETELGDVWRSEAVIIATGSKVKWLGLESEQTFQGFGVSACATCDGFFYKDKEVIVVGGGNTAAEEALHLSKIARKVTLVHRSLSLRSEKIIQEKLFAQSNIDFLFNTEVVDIIGSIPTPPLFPSVSGVRLHSKKDKTVFEIPADGIFIAIGYKPNTDIFRHKLKMTDTDYIWTAPNSTATSVPGVFASGDVTDDHYRQAITAASMGCMAALEAENYLSIHQGSVS, from the coding sequence ATGGCTTTTCATGATTCTAAAATATTAATTATTGGTTCGGGTCCAGCTGGATATACTGCATCTATATATGCTGCACGTGCTATGCTTGAGCCAGTGATTATATCTGGATCAGAAGTAGGAGGTCAACTTTTAATCACCGAAAGTATAGAAAACTACCCAGGATTTGCATCTCCCATCCGAGGAGATTGGTTGATGGAGCAAATGCGCCTTCAAGCAGAGAGTTTTGGCGTGAAGATTATAAACGACTTGGTTGTATCAGTTAATCTAGATCAGCGTCCGTTTACGATTGAGACCGAATTAGGTGATGTTTGGCGTTCTGAAGCTGTGATTATCGCAACAGGCTCTAAAGTTAAATGGCTTGGATTAGAAAGTGAACAAACCTTTCAAGGTTTTGGTGTGTCTGCATGTGCTACTTGTGATGGTTTTTTCTATAAGGACAAAGAGGTTATCGTTGTAGGAGGGGGGAATACAGCGGCTGAAGAAGCTCTTCACCTTTCTAAAATTGCTCGCAAGGTGACATTGGTACACCGTAGTTTATCATTGCGATCAGAAAAAATTATCCAAGAAAAATTATTTGCACAGTCGAATATTGATTTTTTGTTCAATACGGAGGTTGTTGACATTATAGGTTCAATCCCAACTCCTCCCCTTTTCCCATCTGTTTCCGGAGTGCGTTTGCATAGTAAGAAGGATAAAACAGTTTTTGAAATTCCTGCTGATGGGATTTTTATTGCTATTGGTTATAAGCCCAATACAGATATTTTTCGTCATAAATTAAAGATGACTGATACAGATTATATATGGACTGCCCCAAATTCTACTGCTACTAGCGTCCCTGGAGTTTTTGCGTCTGGTGACGTTACAGATGATCATTATCGACAAGCAATTACTGCCGCTTCTATGGGATGTATGGCTGCATTAGAAGCAGAGAATTACCTTTCTATTCATCAAGGTTCTGTCTCTTAA
- the xth gene encoding exodeoxyribonuclease III, whose amino-acid sequence MSLVTIATWNVNSIRVRIKNVITWIQENNPDIVCLQETKTEDKTFPFEAIQSLNYHIETCGQKSYNGVAILSKYQPIEMIKKLPGDDLDEQARFIEATFTINSQILRIGNIYLPNGNPIASTKYDYKISWIKRFLQFASQRLELEEALIFAGDYNIVPQPRDCHDSIMLQNDACFTLEVRQAFQKLQNMGFTDAIRATNDAHHIYSFWDYFSDSWRKNKGMRIDHVMLSPEATTFLHSAYIDKKPRGCVKPSDHTPVIVALDIPE is encoded by the coding sequence ATGAGCTTAGTAACGATAGCTACTTGGAACGTAAATAGCATCCGAGTGCGCATAAAAAATGTCATTACATGGATACAAGAAAATAATCCTGATATTGTTTGCCTTCAAGAGACTAAAACCGAAGACAAAACCTTTCCCTTTGAAGCCATTCAATCTCTGAATTACCATATTGAAACTTGTGGACAAAAATCTTATAATGGTGTGGCTATTTTATCAAAATACCAACCTATCGAAATGATCAAAAAACTTCCTGGAGATGATCTGGATGAACAAGCCCGATTTATCGAAGCAACCTTCACTATTAACTCTCAAATACTGCGCATAGGCAATATTTATCTTCCCAATGGAAATCCTATTGCATCTACTAAATATGATTATAAAATTTCATGGATCAAGCGCTTTTTACAATTTGCATCCCAACGCCTTGAATTAGAAGAGGCTCTTATCTTTGCAGGAGATTACAATATTGTTCCCCAACCTCGTGATTGTCATGATTCAATAATGTTGCAAAACGATGCATGTTTTACTTTAGAAGTGCGACAAGCTTTTCAAAAATTACAAAACATGGGTTTTACAGATGCAATACGTGCTACAAATGATGCACATCACATTTATTCTTTTTGGGATTATTTCTCAGATTCTTGGCGAAAAAATAAGGGAATGCGTATTGATCACGTCATGCTATCTCCAGAAGCAACGACTTTTCTCCATTCAGCTTACATAGATAAAAAACCGCGAGGATGCGTAAAACCATCAGACCATACCCCCGTCATAGTAGCATTAGATATCCCTGAATAA
- a CDS encoding 2,3-bisphosphoglycerate-dependent phosphoglycerate mutase yields MKRTLVLVRHGQSEWNVKNLFTGLRNPPLSPLGIDEAVNIGKKFSEQGMVFDVAFSSSLNRAQETCRIILQELNQEHIEPIYNNALNERDYGNISGMNKDDACKKWSAEQVHIWRRSYHIAPPGGESLRDTVARVVPYYVQSILPMVLQNKLVLVAAHGNSLRSLIMVLDRITIDSISDVTIDTGEAIVYQLGADATIVSKNIIHKKHCSSQSHIKK; encoded by the coding sequence ATGAAAAGAACGCTTGTTTTAGTCCGTCATGGTCAAAGTGAGTGGAATGTGAAGAATCTCTTTACTGGACTGCGCAATCCTCCATTAAGCCCCTTAGGAATAGATGAAGCAGTGAATATTGGTAAAAAATTTTCTGAACAGGGTATGGTTTTTGATGTAGCTTTTAGTTCTTCTTTAAATCGCGCTCAAGAAACTTGTCGGATAATTTTGCAGGAGCTTAACCAAGAGCATATTGAGCCTATTTATAATAATGCTCTTAATGAACGGGATTATGGAAACATTTCTGGCATGAATAAAGACGATGCTTGTAAAAAATGGAGTGCTGAGCAAGTGCATATCTGGCGTCGTTCTTATCACATAGCTCCGCCAGGAGGGGAAAGTCTTAGAGATACAGTCGCCCGTGTTGTGCCGTATTATGTTCAATCCATATTACCAATGGTTCTCCAGAATAAATTAGTTCTTGTGGCTGCTCATGGAAATTCTTTGCGTTCTTTAATTATGGTTTTAGATAGAATAACGATAGACAGTATTTCTGATGTGACGATAGATACAGGAGAGGCTATTGTTTATCAATTAGGTGCAGACGCAACTATTGTTTCAAAGAATATTATCCATAAAAAGCATTGTTCTTCTCAATCTCATATTAAAAAATAG
- the erpA gene encoding iron-sulfur cluster insertion protein ErpA, translating to MASIINITDAAAKQIKTILESEHDKKALRISIEGGGCSGFSYKFELESKKCEDDVVFEKNGSQVFIDKISLSYIANSEIDFVDTLLSKSFQIRNPNAISSCGCGTSFSM from the coding sequence ATGGCATCTATTATCAATATTACTGACGCAGCTGCCAAACAAATTAAAACCATTTTAGAGTCTGAACATGACAAAAAAGCTCTTCGTATTTCCATAGAAGGAGGCGGATGTTCTGGATTTTCCTATAAATTTGAGCTAGAATCGAAAAAATGTGAAGACGATGTCGTTTTTGAGAAAAATGGCTCTCAAGTCTTTATAGATAAAATCTCACTTTCATATATTGCAAATTCAGAAATCGATTTTGTAGATACTCTGCTCAGCAAATCCTTTCAAATACGTAATCCCAATGCCATAAGCAGTTGTGGCTGTGGAACAAGTTTTTCTATGTAA